One Conger conger chromosome 7, fConCon1.1, whole genome shotgun sequence genomic window, aattagctagtaatgttagCGTTACTTTACCACCAAACCAAtataaactagctagctcatcATAGAAGCATAAAGCTAGGTagctatcccaacaagacaCACGGATAGACATTTGATGGCTAGGATAGCTACAGACTGACCAtagatgctgttttttgtggtgtaaagtatgTTATCCAAttatccagggtcagacataatgttctagagcagcagggcaaaATGAGATCCTAGAGCAGCAGGACAACAAAAGCTTgaagtatagatagatagacagacagatagatagaaactccgccctcctccactcccctaGAATAGTGTACAATTCTAGCAGAAGTGACTTCATCATGTTCACACCCAGCAGAGCCCTTAAGTTCCTTTCTGGAGTGATGTCACTTCCGTTCTACCATTTTGGCcccatatggctctggcaatgtaaTCCGTATTAATTGGATAAATTAATCCTGGAAATGtttcatgtatattggtcccagaatgGCGAAACTACGAGGCTGGCGATTTTCGTGGTTTGCCACTGTGTTATCACAACCGTGCCTCTGTTAATACTTTATCATCAGCCCCAAAGCAATGAAAAGTGAACAGAAACATTGGAGGCTAGCTAGCTTCATTATAATCAAATGTAACTTTCCATTTGGCTGTCCTTTAAACTAATAGCCTATGACACAAATACCCTGCAATTAAAAAGGAAAGGCATCGAAATAACCTTGCAACTTTTCACGCTTACTGAGTGCATTGAGCAGGGAGTCAATAAATAATCCATGGATAAAACTAtagcaaaaatgtatataaaatctGTTCATATGTAGGGTATTAttgtatatgaatatgaatcttTGTAATTGACAGgtttatcatcttcatcatcactaccaccaccatcagAACCATAGCATATTgtctcaaaaataaatgaatgaaataatgaaatatattaaGCTATTTTGTTATGAATccgtggcggcacggatggtgcagtgggtagcactgccgcctcacagcaaggaggtcctgggttcgaatccccgtcgaccggggcctctctgtgtggagtttgcatgttctccccgtgtctgcgtgggtttcctccgggtactccggtttcctcccacagtccaaagacatgcaggttaggccgattggagagtctaaattgcccgtaggcatgagtgtgtgagtgaatggtgcgtgtgccctgcgatggactggcgacctgtccagggtgtattcctgcctttcgcccaatgtatgctgggataggctccagcccccctgcgaccctgatcaggataagcgggttcagataatggatggatggatggatggatgttatgaatccctctgtgctgggaaatgtatatataaaattaagCCTTTAAGGTGCTGGCTGAAACCGTAATGCTCCTAATTAGAGAGATTCCTAACCTACAGTTTGTGCTGCGGgactaatgaaaaataataatttttaaaaatggcacGGGACACATCCACCATCCACCTCTGTGGGAAGACGGCCCCCTCATTCTTGCCAGGGCCATTCCATTCTTTGGCAGCGTGATCTCCTCAAGCTTTGGCGGGAAATTCAAATtatgagtggaaaaaaaagaaataaaagaaaaaccatgcaaaacaaaatcctTGGGCGCGGATGAGGACAGTGGAATCCCGGAAGCAGTCTTGAACGGTCTTCTCCAAAACTCAATCTCTTTTGCttttccccttcccccccacatTAGGAGGCCAACTTAAATCACCTGTGGAACAGAGGTGTGTCCCGCTGCCTGACGTCACAGCAGCATGTGCCAAATCAAGATAAAATAAAGgggaaaactaaaataaaacaaggaaTGTCAGTGTACGTGATTCCCAGCTCGCAAGTGATCTAATTATAATTCTGGAATTCTGGAACAGAACACAAATACGTCACCCAAAGAGAAAATTACTCCCCTCTAATTGAACAGCCATATGGGCGCTGTGCAAGTATGCCCCAGGGCCGGAAGTAAGGGCTTGCCCAGCCCAGACTGACataaatgagagaaaaaaggaaggTCTTatgcttctgtagcctatccacttttgacatgctgtgtgttcagagatgctcttctgcataccactgttgtaatgtgtggttatttgcattactatcacctttctgtgagctttgaccagtctggccattctccactgacctatctcattaataatgtgttttattttccctgcaccattctctgcaaactatagagactgttgtgcgtgaaaatcccaggagatcagcagtttctgagacattgaaaccaccctgtctggcaccaacaatcactccagtcacttttcttcctcattctgacatttggtctgtaaagaagctgaacctcttgaccatgtctgctgttcgattcattttcatttttgtccattaactggctcggtttccatgtctgcataatgtgttagcttagcataaagattTGAAGCTTATTGAAGTCAATAGCCTACAAAATACACtttacagcaactccgaagctgtcttatttacataaggtatcatgtgtatttgaaatacacctTCTTAAGGTATAGCTAGAGCCGGCATAAAGTGCACTCATTCACTTGTAAACAAAACAGTaggtggctagctagctagttaacactTTACTTCTGATAATGGCCTACTTGATTAAGGATGAAGATGATTACTTCTGGACATATCCTGAATCTTATCtgtttgagttgagttgagtttaCAGATGAGGAACTGCTGCTTTTGGATATTGAGCAAGCAAGAAGGGAGGCCAGTTCCAGGGGTTTGTTCCAAAGTGGGATTTGCAAATTGTTAAAATTTCATCTGTTAAATCAATTTGGGGGGATCAGAGAAAGCCTGTGTTATTTACTGTGGTAACTTGTGCTCTCAAACTAGCTGCTACCGGCCATGTAAACTTGAACTAAACCCCCAACTTAACCCGCAGCGTTTGGTGAAATTAATTAGGCACACTTGTCACTTAAGGTGACCTTTATCTGATCATGTGCTGTAAAAAAATCCTGGATGAAGACAGTGTTGCCAGTGAAAAACAGTAGCTTCCTGCCCACGTTTGGAATTAAAATGACTCCAACACTGTAAATGCAATCGGTCCACTTTCCCAAATACTTGGGCTTAAAACAATTGTGTTATTTTGAAATCCATTAAGGAAATACAGGTaggcagatcaaatatgaatcaagattcagcaactgcattgcttatttctcatattcagaaatattaatttaggacagttttctgaagttaggAGCATTTGTTGAATCCGTTTTAGATGGTAATCCCTCAGCCTTGTACACTTCATCACAACTTCATCACTGACTGTGTAGACACAGCGTTActcttgagacttgacttggactcaaGCTCAAAGACTTCACACTTGATTGGGACTTGAATTTGATGACTTATAAACATGTATGGTGGTCTTCTACATGTGCACAGTGATCTAAGCATAATGAGAATTGCCTTACCTTTAAAACGTCTGCCTCCATTCCTGGGTAGCATTATATATACTGGCGTTTCACTGACTGTAAAGGAGGACATATGTGGACGTGGTTATTCATATCTTTAGCCCAGCTACCATTTAATCAGCTGTGTTGTATGTGGAAGCACCTACATTACCCATTAATTCCAACCAATATCTTCAATTCGTCAAAGTGCTTTATTTAAAGTGCTTTATATACAAAATTATGAACTTATGTGATATCATCTATAGCTTCTATAGCATATGCTCTTTTTTATGAAAGGCTGTACAAAGGCTCCTAGATGTCCCTTGCCTTGTCCTGGAATTTTGCTTTGGGAATAGTGTATGAACCCTAATCAGGTTAGTCTGGGAATCTTGTGTATTTGCTGGGTGATTGATGGTTCTTGGATATCATTGTCAAAATGATAACATGGCCTGCAGTGAGTTGAAGCAAAAACTCTTACTTGTTTTGGAGATTTTGCTCTGCTCTTTTTTACAGATGTCCTCTAGGTGCTCCTTCATATTGGTGACTGTTTTAGTGACCTCTTCAAAGGAAAATTCTGGGTTGATGAGCACTTTGGGCACCGTCGGTTCAGGAGGGACACACAGGGTAGGGAAATTCTGCAAAAGATGTGTAAATACACAGCAGTTCATTGCTAATCCAGATTGTGGTGATGCACAAAAAGATCCAATGGATCATCTCTCTTGATATGTAATTCAGAGCTATTTCTTCACAGCAGCTGACTCCACTTCCATACCATCTTTCCACCATCTCTGTAACTAAATGAGTTTTCAGGTTCagtattacattttataaatttttaCCCATACAGTGCAGCAATATACACCAagccctttattaggaacatttttactttattacgcctacttattcatgcaattatctaatcagctaattgtgtgacagcagtgcaatgcatacaatcattgTAGATACGGAtcaggggcttcagttaatgttcacatcaaccatcagaatggggataaaatttaatctaagtgactttgaccatggaatgattgttggtggcagacagggtggtttgagtatctcagaaatggctgatctcctgggattttcacacacactagtctcaaaGTTTGCacagaatagtgcaaaaaaaatccactgagcagaagttctgcagacagaaatgctttgttaatcaagagatgtcagaggagaatggccagactggtcaaagctgacaggaaagtacagtaacgcaaataaccacacgttacaacagtcgtatgcagaagagcatatctgaacacacaacacatcataactctaagtggataggatattccatctaatgaatacctaataaagtgcttggtgagtgtacacatGCAGTTGGCCTTTACATAACCCATAATGCactgaaataaacatttcagaatATTAATTTGAATTTTAGTCTTTAGGATGCTTCTACCTGTAGGAAGTGGGTGTTATACCAATAGGAAATAGATGTTGTATATGCATTAAGTGGATGATATCACCTGTAGGAAGTGGATGTTTGTACCTACAGGAAATGGATGTTGTGTTTCAGGCAGTGAATGTTGTACCTGCAGGAAGTGGATGTTGTCCTCAGTTTCCAGGATGTGTCTGAGCTCCATATCTCTGCGCTGCAGCTCCATGATTTCCTGCTCCAGCCGCTCAACATAGCCCTCTGCCTGGGACATGGCAGCCTGCTCATTGGCATCAATCAAGCTGTTGATCTCAGAGCGCCAGCGCTCCACAGCCGCTGCCATCTCAGTGAAGGTCTTATTGCAGTCAGACATGGCTCTCTCTGAACAGCTCTGTCACACATGGAAAAAGCAGAGAGGAGGTGTGAGCAGCAATGATGAGAAGGAATAGATAGTTGCCTGTAGTACTATAaatagggagggcaaagtggagctttataatgtagaccgctgtgtgtgcgtgtgagtttgccaatacatttctcacagaaaattTAATTTGTCCACTTCTTTACTTCACACTAAGTGTTCTACACATTTACTGGTCCCTGTGTGAGGTTAGTATGATGTACCCTAttaaatttgctttttaacggcacttggtcattccaACGATATCAATTAAAGCATTCGATTACAGTCAACGGCACTGAAAATTTCCGTTGCACCATCCATAAATGACAAAAGTCCCACTATAGgattgatttaaatatttaaaagttaCATATTTTCTGAATCGCCTTTTCTCTTGGGCACTGTGGATGAAGCGGCAGGATCTGGATGTACAGTTGCTATATAAATTACGTCAGAAGGTACAGTATTGTTATTTACAGTATGctagcagccataccatcatgcacccagctcctgccaaatggttgaagctaagcaggtgtgggtttggttagtACTTATGgcagacctcctgggaaaaactaagttgctgctggaagtggtgttggtggccCAGTAGGGGGCTTTCTTCTCTGTGGTCAAAttatccccaatgccccagcgcAGTGATCGGTTTGCTGTCAGAGATGCcgtctttcggatgagacgataaaccgaggtcctgactcgctgtggtcattaaagatcccatgacactcttcacaaagagtagggggtccCTGGttaattcccaaccctggctctttcaaactGCCACCAAATCATCCTGTTTcaatttgctaaaaaaaaaatatatatatatctcccTCTCCAtgtcagctggtgtgtggtgagcattctggcacaaaatggcagccgtgcatcacccaggtgtaTGCTACACATTCTTGgcggttgaggcgagtttcctactcatcactgtaaagggCTTTGAGTGgctagaaaagtgctatataaaatgtaattatctatctaaatgtaattatctatctatttgctacctaaacttagTGGTATCACTCAAAATCATTTACACGATTGTAGCCTGATATGTCTATTATGCAAATCTGTTTAAACTATTCACCAAACAGCTGGGACTGTTTTTTTGAGGTGGGATATATGGAGTGTCCAGCGAAAATATTGTCCTGGCAACAATCAGAATTCTTACAGTTCGAACTGCAACCAACTgctatgtatgagtgtgtgaagtCAACCAGTAAAAGCTATTGTTATGACACCATTTTCAAcctccataaatgtaaacaatggaatgttcagtgaaatctgcctgtttttcagttctgtcggggtccagcatttaacattgatggaatgctggtaaaatgaacgcttaaaagccacagaaacagtcattttatcacattaaaattccacatAAGCAGAATTACTGTCcacaacacgttaatttaaggttaaactgatattctaatcataatattcatgttgatttccggaaatacatTTATCAGTTGTCCTACTATAAATGAAGAATCAATGAGGTGCCGGTGGGAAATGAGTAGCTGACTTCACTGTGGTAAATTAGTTGTAGGTTCATTGGAAATATAAGGCTGTTTGAAATGGAACTTACTTTAAGAACTTCCACATTGTGTCTTAGCTCCTGTAGCTCCTTCAACCGGTCCTGAATGATGTGCTGAATTTCTGCTTGTGTCACCACCAGCGTTTTCTGCAGGAAAACACAGAGTGGGAAATGTCTCTATGCTATGTATAGCAGGAATTTCACTCCACAGAAAATTATACTATTACTGTACATGTGAGTCCTTTATTGCTCATTTTTTTGTAGTATCGCATTTCCAATGCTTACATAAAGATATACTCAAGGTAATCTCAGGGTTGTAAACTCTGCTTGCTCTTTTTCATTCCTCTTAGCAAATTGTAACATGGCCATCTTGTGGCTAACTAATGGTTTGCAGCTTGTAGTGTAGTCATTTTTGTGAAGTCCTCTGTGGACAGAGGTCCACAGTGCCttcctcctgaagagtgtttctcaTCTGTTGGACAAGGGTTTGACTTGGACTTTTTGACTTtgactggttttttttttttcattcattgtgGTTCTTTGTCAGATCTTTTAAGGTTCCCAGTGCTCTATTTCTTCTGAAttaatttgaaacatttttattaaattaaaacagTTAATCGTATTAAGCTtaaggtttggcctatgtctcagACACTTTCTTATTATTTCCCAACCTCATCATGACTTTCTTGACTTTCATTAACAGGACTCATGTtgatacacaaaaacacactgtacattacattacattaatggcatttggcagacgctcttatccagagcgacgtacaacaaagtgcatacccataactcTAAAAGCAagcaaaagcctagaatcatgATTAATTAATGAAAGCTCTCTTACACGTGTATTAGGAAGCAAATTAacactgactaatcagaaaaacATGTAACCATTAGTCCCAAATATTatagtgccctgaaatgggggatacAAATTAAAGGAGAAACCAACATAAAGTGTTTTAGTAAGGTGTTGGGCCACCACGAGCTGCCAGAACAGCTTCAGTGCACCCTGGCATAGATTCTACAAGTGTCTGGAACTCAGCTGGAGGGATGGAACACCATTCTTCCAAAAGATATTCTCTCAATTGGTATTTTGATGACGGTGTTGGAGAGCGCTGTCTAACACCtctgtgggggcgacatggctcaggcagtaagagcagtcatctggcagtcggagggttgccggttcgatcccccgcccgcgcggtgtgtcgaagtgtccctgagcaagacacctaacccccaaatgctcctgacgagctggtcggggccttgcatggcagccaatcgccgtcggtgtgtgagtgtgtgtatgaatgggtgaatggagaagcatcaattgtacagcgctttggataaaggcgctatataaatgcctgccaatAACACGTTGATCCAAAAATTTCCATAAGTGTAAAATTGGGTCAAGTGTAAAATATCTGGTGACAGCGAAGGCCATAGCATGGGATTCACATAATTTTAAATCAAACCATTCAGTGAACCCTTGTGCCCTGTGGATGGTGTATTGACATCCAGGATAGGTATTGTCATCTCATCAGGATAGAAATGTTTAATCATAGAATAAAAGTGGTCACCCAGAACACAGAATAATTTGATTTGCAGTGAGTCTTCCCCCTAAGGGGACAAGTGGATCCAAACTATGCAAGGTAAATGCCCCCCACAGCATAACAGAGCCACTGGACCCTCAATCATTCAGGCCTATACCTTTCTTTTGGTATTTACCACACATGCACTTGTCAAGAATATGTTGAAGGAGgactcatctgaccatatcactttttccacatctCTGTAGCCTATGGTTTCTGTACCAGTGAacttcaaaatgtgcattcatCTTTGTAATGAAGGGTTTATGCACTGCAACACTACTACAGGGCATGTTCGTTTATTTGCCCTCAGAGCACCAGCATGCTCACTGGTCATTTGGAAATTCAGAGCACTATGCCCTGGGAGCGTGCACTGAATGCCCTGGTTGAAGAGACTGTCTACCCGAGTGTCCTATCATGGCAATCTAAAAGAATGGCTGacaaagttatttttgtttgtaaattaaCAGATTTCTGAGCACTCTATGAAATTTGAATCACAGTGCTGAAATCAGAGCAGATTGACACTCGTGACAGCGTGGCAGCGTGACACTCGCACCAATAAGATCCCTCTTTACGTAGTTATCGACAGTGTTACGGACCGAACCTCAATCCACAACATAAACAAGATGCCAACGAGTTGAGGGCTCGAGTCTAgggtttttaatttaaaaaaatagggATTTACAACAAATAAGAATTAATAAGAATTTAAGTTAAGAGTCCAGAATTAAGTTAAGTGTCAAAATAACAAATGGCGTCCAAGAGAGCAGGGACCAGCAGCTCAGTCAGCGGGAGCAGGAACAAAAGGCATGGGATGGACCGTCTTTCTCAGGCATGCGCATGCTCCGTCTTCACCTGCGCACGGGTATATTATCTAGGCCCCGCCTGCCAGATCTCAGGGCACGGATTGGCACAGAGATAATTGGCAGGGGCACGCACTGTCCTATGTTTGTGGCCATGgctaccagcagagggagccaaGCCAAACTTACTGTATTAGGTGACCACCAAGTACAGGGGATGCATAACAGACAGCCTGATCATGTCCTGCATTGGCATTCTCAGTCACCTGAGGAATAGTTGCTCTTCAGTTTTTCCTTATATATTGTACTAATGCACAAGTATCACAACCATTGAATTTGCACTTTTAACCACAATATCTGACCCTATTTGCTGATATTAGGAGGATGCCACAGAGCATGATAGGATGTTAATTTCTGAATTGTATCATGCAGTACAACTGTATGGAAGAATCTGCACTCGCTATGTTTCTCCACTCACTATGTTTCTCCACTCGCTATGTTTCTCCATGATTCAGGTTCGTTCAATTTTTCACCCGTCTGTCTATGTAAAAGAAGGCTTCAcccaatgtggatgtaaataccctcaaattaaagctgacagtctgcactttgacatcacactcattgtttcattttaaatccaatgtgctgaaggACAGAGTCAAAACTACAAAACTGTGTCAATGTCCAATGTTCattacttatggactgcactgtatatggatTTCCAGATAAATGGAGAATTTCTTTATGGAAAAAATGTATGGAGTTTCACATAACCATCTCTGTCAAATTCTGTTATGTAAGGTGAAATAATCTCAGGGTGATTGGCAGAACGATGAAAGATCTATGAAGCAAATTGATCCAAATGGATAAATTGTGCATTGctgttacattattttacactacattacattacattacatgtaatttggcagacgcttttatccaaagcgactgacagtTGTAAATCATAAAATGAGCACCTCCAAAACTagtggaacagcaaggtcataTCCGAAttagtatttttatctagatttttaaaacaacatatcaccttttgtatcagaccacccaattttcatgtgagaaaaagtattggaacatgtgactgacaggtgtttcctatttcccagatgtgtcctgttagatttattggttaaacaatagttttgaatgtctactcttggttttagccttgggttttgcctgtgaagactgcattagtgttagaaaagataaaccaacatgaagaccacagagctgtctttgggagaaaagcaaagcaattttgaagcttagaaaagggGGGAAgggccattgcacaagcattgggaatagcttgtacaacaacttggtaTACTGAGCAACATCGAACAGTCTGACCAAGGGAAACAACAGGAATTAATTAAAGAAACCTTGTGAGAGCTCATCtgtagtaagaattggaaggtgAAGAGATGAGCTACAAAAGTTCTAGAACAACGTTTTATGgattgatgagaccaagattaacctctaccaaagtgatggaatggccaaagtgtggagaaagaagggatctgctcatgatccaaaacatacaagctcatctgtctgccaaaatgtgtccaaactaattgggaggaacttcatcatgcagcatgacaatgactcaaaacacactgcaacacaacaaaggacttcattaggaaGAAAAGGTGGatggttttagactggccagaCTTTAACCTGATTGAACaagcatttcacctcctgaagaggagattgaagggaaaacaaacaataactgCCATAAAAGCTTGGAagagcatcacaaaagaagaatgcaagagtttggtgatgtcaatgggtcgcaagCTTGATGCAGtcattgcaagcaagggatatgctaccaaatatgaagtggtatttattttaattcactTACTTTCATTCacttaatttgaaataaaatgaaattcttgtcttgtgttcatctttttatctcaaccccaaatgtattcagtgtaatacaaaaacaaaggaattggccttgctgttccaatacttttggaggggactgtacacaGTCCAGTAGCATAAAGCAGGAGTAAAACATTTAAGCTGAGAGGTTGTTAAACTGTTGAAAAACATGCCACTCAAGTCAATTAAttgtttacagtttaaaaaacacattcattgaGTATCAGAGAGCGGAATGATGTTTTCAAATCAAAGATTCACCCTCACAGTACTCACCTGTTTTTCAGCACGCTCCTCATCTGCTGAGACAATGTTATGACTGCGATGTTCTCTCACGGTGCACAGCACGCAGATGCACATCTGGTCAGAGCGGCAGAAGAGTTCCAGGCCCTTCTCATGCTGTGGGCAGATCTTGCGTTCCAGGTGTCCTGTCTCATCAACCAGTTTGTGCTTCTTGAAGGTGGACGACTCATAATGCGGCTTGATGTGGGTCTCGCAGTAGTAGGCCAAGCACATAAGGCAGGACTTAACGGCTTTACTCTTGCGGCCAATACAGAAGTCACAGAGGGAATCGCGCTGCAGGAATGGGAAGGGGGTGAGTTTAGGCAGCTGGTGGCCATCGTCATGTGCCACATTTGGGACATTCCTCCTGAGGACAGGCCGGGGGGTGAAGGTTGCCCTGCATTGGGGGCAGCTGTACACACCCAGGTGGTCCGCTTGGTCCCAGTAGATCTTTATGCACTCCAGGCAATATGTGTCCCCACAGGGGATGGTGACGGGGTCTCGCAGGACATCCGTACAGAGGGGACAACCGTATTCCTCTGGGGGAGCTGCGTAGGGTGAGTCTGCCATGGGACCAGTACCGATACAGCCAAAATCAAGGGTAAAGATTTCTTCTGTCCTCCTAATAGCAGCAACTGTATTTAAAGGCACCTCAGTGCTGTTGTGTAAACATGTAGAGTACAAGTGGAAATGAACATTATCAGCAGAAACTGGATAGTTTCCATAAACAGTGCAATTGTGATGCCTCCATGAAAatcgtgtgtttgtggttggaGACCAGTGATAGGGGTGAATGAATAACAACACCCTGAGTTTCTCAAGGAGACAACAGAACAATGTCATCTgggtaaaaaaaatagaatttggaaaaatccatccatccatccatccattatcttaacccgcttatcctgaacagggtcgcaggggggctggagccgatcctagcatacattgggcgaaaggcaggaatacaccatggacaggtcgccagtccatcgcagggcacacacaccattcactcacacactcatacgcatgggcaatttagactctccaatcagcctaacctgcatgtctctggaaggaaaccggagtacccggaggaaacccacgcaaacacggggagaacatgcaaactccacacagagaggccccggctgggattcgaacacagagaggccccggccgggattcgaacccaggtcctccttgctgtgaggtggcagtgctactttgtgcaaacattaCCGTTAAAGATGACAGcaatgagtcttttcctataatgtATGATAAGGTTAAAGAACACATCTGGagtgaccattcctccatggaATCATGATATCCTTTGGTTTGCAGTTatggacccccctcttcagttcagaccacaggtttttgatgggatttaagtctggagactgagatggccatgtAGAACATGGATAttgttttcactttcatttctgtgtggattttgatgtatgtttggagtcattgtcctgcaggacaatctacctatgaccaagtctcagatTCCttgcagagacaaccagatatTCTGCCAAGATTTCACGGTACCTTATTGAATTTATTGTGCTATTGATCTGAAATAGTGCCATTGGGTTagtggcagcaaaacatctccaaaatatCCAtcacccacctccatatttgatagtaggtatgaggtgcttatCCTTCCATACATTCCTCTTTTGCTTCCAAACAAACAACAAGTATTTAAACTTACATCTTTATTGTGGTATGTGTaaacatttatgttttttttttgtacccattagcagacttgtgatggtcaattaccattgttctcttctgaattgacagttctttggcttttagcatgctgatggatgaaaattggagtttgcatgcttgttacctcatttgtgAAGTGATGAAAttacacaatatacactcagtcacacaaggttttagccttgggttttgcctgcaTTTATGTTAGAACAGAAAAACCAAGAataagaccagagagctgtcttttggagaaaagcaagccatatTGAAGGTtagaaaagacaggaaattgatcagagccattgcacaagcatttggGATAGCTTGTTCAACAActatgtcctgaaaaagaaactgacaaacagacagacaaacaggttgatgacagaaacattgtgagagctgtgaagaaaaccccccaaaacattGGACAGTg contains:
- the ftr84 gene encoding tripartite motif-containing protein 16-like protein; this translates as MADSPYAAPPEEYGCPLCTDVLRDPVTIPCGDTYCLECIKIYWDQADHLGVYSCPQCRATFTPRPVLRRNVPNVAHDDGHQLPKLTPFPFLQRDSLCDFCIGRKSKAVKSCLMCLAYYCETHIKPHYESSTFKKHKLVDETGHLERKICPQHEKGLELFCRSDQMCICVLCTVREHRSHNIVSADEERAEKQKTLVVTQAEIQHIIQDRLKELQELRHNVEVLKSCSERAMSDCNKTFTEMAAAVERWRSEINSLIDANEQAAMSQAEGYVERLEQEIMELQRRDMELRHILETEDNIHFLQNFPTLCVPPEPTVPKVLINPEFSFEEVTKTVTNMKEHLEDICKKEQSKISKTISETPVYIMLPRNGGRRFKAPSRKELQEPETRSDFLKYLCQLTLDPNTAYRELVLSDGNHKVTRKKSTQFYPDHPERFDSFSQVLCQEPLSGFRYYWEVQWIGEFSLGLAYKSISRKGKNSSSLLGYNDKSWTLLCSDTGYSAWHNKINKDLPSSLKVSRIGVYLDYAGGLIAFYAVSNSMQLIHRFQARFSEPLFAGFGVGSTVSICHSN